In Synechococcus sp. CC9616, the following are encoded in one genomic region:
- a CDS encoding leucyl aminopeptidase translates to MRPSLSSAALQDWNGDVLVVGLLKDDAGTSRGTLEQRFSGLGSALEQQDFKAKSGEQVVFNLLDPQGPKRLVVLGLGEPEAFTLTSLRSAAAKAAKASSGFTGSLGLQLPWDGFEPNAAAAAAAEAVRLALYADQRFRKEPEPRRLPEAVELIGLPSAAEAGLDGVSADCAGVELARQLVAAPPNEVTPKVLADTAQQLAKDHNLQLTVLERSDCETRGMGAYLSVSQGSDLEPKFIHLVYKPSGDIKRRLALVGKGLTFDSGGYNLKVGGAQIDMMKFDMGGSAAVLGAMRSIAERRPAGVEVHMVVAACENMINGSAVHPGDIVTAADGTTIEINNTDAEGRLTLADALLFACEQKPDAVVDLATLTGACVVALGDEMAGFWSNDEVLAEGLQGAADTACEGLWRMPLRKSYKDGLKSKLADMKNTGPRPGGSITAALFLEHFVAKGTAWAHIDIAGTVWSDKGRGADPPGATGYGVRTLVNWVCNQAA, encoded by the coding sequence ATGCGGCCTTCCCTTTCATCCGCCGCTCTGCAGGACTGGAACGGAGATGTTCTGGTGGTTGGCCTGCTGAAGGACGATGCCGGCACCAGTCGCGGCACCCTCGAGCAACGTTTCAGCGGTCTCGGCAGCGCCCTGGAACAGCAGGATTTCAAAGCAAAATCTGGCGAGCAGGTGGTGTTCAACCTGCTGGATCCCCAGGGTCCAAAGCGCCTTGTTGTTCTGGGCCTTGGCGAGCCGGAAGCCTTCACCCTGACCAGTCTGCGCAGTGCCGCAGCCAAGGCCGCCAAGGCATCGAGCGGCTTCACAGGCAGCCTTGGCCTGCAGCTGCCTTGGGATGGCTTTGAACCCAACGCTGCCGCCGCCGCTGCCGCAGAAGCGGTGCGCCTGGCGCTCTATGCCGATCAACGCTTTCGCAAAGAGCCTGAACCGCGACGGTTGCCCGAAGCTGTTGAATTGATCGGGCTGCCCTCTGCAGCAGAGGCAGGCCTTGACGGCGTGAGTGCCGACTGCGCCGGTGTGGAGCTGGCCCGTCAGCTCGTGGCGGCACCACCCAACGAAGTCACCCCAAAGGTGCTGGCGGACACCGCTCAGCAATTGGCCAAGGATCACAACCTGCAGCTCACCGTGCTGGAGCGCAGCGATTGCGAGACCCGCGGCATGGGTGCCTATCTCTCGGTGAGTCAGGGCTCTGACCTCGAACCCAAATTCATCCATCTGGTCTACAAACCAAGTGGTGATATCAAGCGAAGGCTGGCCCTTGTGGGCAAAGGCCTCACGTTTGACTCCGGCGGTTACAACCTCAAAGTGGGTGGCGCCCAGATCGACATGATGAAATTCGACATGGGCGGCAGTGCTGCCGTTCTGGGTGCGATGCGTTCGATCGCCGAACGGCGACCTGCAGGCGTTGAGGTGCACATGGTGGTGGCTGCCTGCGAAAACATGATCAACGGTTCGGCCGTTCATCCCGGCGACATCGTCACCGCCGCAGACGGCACCACCATCGAGATCAACAACACCGACGCCGAAGGGCGCCTCACCCTTGCCGATGCTCTTCTGTTCGCATGCGAACAGAAGCCGGATGCTGTCGTTGACCTGGCCACCCTGACCGGAGCTTGCGTGGTCGCCCTGGGCGACGAAATGGCTGGCTTCTGGAGCAACGATGAAGTCCTGGCTGAAGGGCTGCAGGGGGCAGCCGATACGGCCTGCGAGGGGCTCTGGAGAATGCCTCTGCGCAAGTCCTACAAGGACGGATTGAAGTCAAAACTGGCGGACATGAAAAACACAGGGCCACGGCCTGGTGGATCGATCACCGCGGCACTGTTTCTCGAGCATTTCGTGGCCAAGGGCACGGCCTGGGCCCACATTGACATCGCTGGAACGGTCTGGTCTGACAAGGGCCGAGGAGCTGACCCACCGGGTGCGACGGGTTATGGCGTGCGAACCCTGGTGAACTGGGTTTGCAACCAGGCGGCCTGA
- the msrA gene encoding peptide-methionine (S)-S-oxide reductase MsrA, giving the protein MTRALAILMTIWFWWALPAGAADLETAVFAGGCFWCMEHDLESLPGVVEVISGYSGGHVDNPTYRQVSSETTGHQEVVQVRFDPAQLRYSALLRSYWRNVDPVDGEGQFCDRGDSYRPVIFTADAAQAHEAEASAQAAALELGRRRSDLMVEMRNGERFWPAEDYHQNYAENNAVKYNFYRFSCGRDRRLDTVWGERARQSAAWTNPGKSE; this is encoded by the coding sequence ATGACGCGGGCGCTGGCCATCTTGATGACGATCTGGTTCTGGTGGGCTCTGCCCGCCGGAGCAGCGGATCTGGAAACAGCGGTGTTCGCTGGGGGCTGCTTCTGGTGCATGGAGCATGACCTTGAGTCCCTACCTGGCGTCGTGGAGGTAATCAGCGGCTACAGCGGCGGCCATGTCGACAACCCCACCTACCGCCAGGTGAGCAGCGAGACCACCGGCCATCAGGAGGTGGTGCAAGTGCGCTTTGATCCTGCTCAGCTCCGTTACAGCGCGCTGCTGCGCAGTTACTGGCGCAATGTCGATCCAGTCGATGGAGAGGGGCAGTTCTGTGATCGAGGGGATTCCTACAGGCCGGTGATTTTCACCGCTGACGCGGCCCAGGCCCATGAAGCGGAGGCGAGTGCACAGGCCGCTGCCCTGGAGCTTGGACGACGACGGTCTGATCTGATGGTGGAGATGCGCAACGGAGAGCGTTTCTGGCCGGCGGAGGACTACCACCAGAACTACGCCGAAAACAACGCGGTGAAATACAACTTTTATCGCTTCAGCTGCGGGCGCGATCGGCGACTCGACACGGTCTGGGGAGAGCGAGCAAGACAATCAGCGGCCTGGACCAACCCCGGCAAATCCGAGTGA
- the lpxB gene encoding lipid-A-disaccharide synthase yields the protein MVRLLISTGEVSGDLQGSLLIDALRREASRRGISLELLALGGVRMQKAGAELLEDTAPMGAIGLWEAIPLILPTLRLQARVDRMLRSSPLDGVVLIDYVGANVRLGRKLRKQHAKLPITYYIAPQEWAWRFGDGSTTELLGFTDRILAIFPAEAEFYSSRGADVTWVGHPLLDSVRDLPDRQEARSRLGLAPDAPVLLLLPASRPQELKYLMPHLAEAAAQLQVRFPGLQVLVPAGLKRFEQPLEEALKRAGVQQARVIGAGEADGLKKSLFAAADLALGKSGTVNLELALQGVPQVVGYRVSRVTAFVAKHLLRFQVDHISPVNLLLKERLVPELLQDQLTAEALVAEALPLLEQASVRQRMLDGYDRLRATLGQPGVTDRAAAAILDQVTA from the coding sequence ATGGTGCGGCTGCTGATCAGCACCGGTGAAGTGTCCGGTGATCTGCAGGGCAGCCTGTTGATCGATGCCTTGCGTCGGGAGGCATCGCGGCGCGGCATCAGCCTTGAGTTGTTGGCGCTTGGTGGTGTGCGGATGCAGAAGGCCGGCGCGGAACTGCTGGAGGACACGGCACCGATGGGTGCCATTGGCCTCTGGGAGGCAATCCCCCTGATTCTTCCCACCCTGCGGCTTCAGGCGCGGGTGGACCGGATGCTGAGATCCTCCCCCCTCGACGGTGTGGTGCTGATTGATTACGTGGGGGCGAATGTGCGTCTGGGACGCAAGTTGCGGAAGCAGCACGCAAAGTTGCCGATCACGTACTACATCGCTCCACAGGAGTGGGCCTGGCGTTTCGGCGATGGCAGCACCACGGAGCTGCTGGGTTTCACCGATCGGATCCTGGCGATTTTCCCGGCGGAGGCGGAGTTTTATTCCTCCCGTGGCGCAGATGTCACCTGGGTGGGGCATCCACTGCTGGACAGCGTCCGGGACCTGCCCGACCGGCAGGAGGCGCGGAGCCGTCTGGGTCTGGCGCCGGATGCCCCGGTGCTGCTGCTCCTGCCAGCCTCCCGTCCGCAGGAGCTCAAGTACCTGATGCCCCATCTGGCGGAGGCGGCCGCTCAGTTGCAGGTTCGTTTCCCTGGCTTGCAGGTATTGGTCCCGGCGGGACTGAAGCGGTTTGAGCAACCGCTTGAAGAGGCCCTCAAGCGGGCCGGGGTTCAGCAGGCGCGGGTGATCGGCGCGGGAGAAGCCGATGGCTTGAAGAAATCCCTGTTTGCGGCAGCTGACCTGGCTCTCGGCAAGTCAGGCACGGTGAATCTGGAGTTGGCGCTCCAGGGGGTGCCACAGGTGGTGGGCTATCGCGTCAGTCGGGTCACAGCATTTGTGGCGAAACACCTGTTGCGTTTCCAGGTGGATCACATCTCCCCGGTGAATCTTCTGCTGAAGGAACGACTGGTGCCGGAACTGCTTCAGGATCAACTCACCGCAGAGGCGCTGGTTGCAGAAGCGCTGCCTCTTCTGGAGCAGGCTTCTGTTCGTCAGCGGATGCTCGACGGTTATGACCGTCTGCGCGCCACCCTGGGGCAGCCCGGCGTCACCGATCGTGCCGCCGCGGCGATTCTCGATCAGGTAACGGCATGA
- the lpxA gene encoding acyl-ACP--UDP-N-acetylglucosamine O-acyltransferase: MSEKRSIQIHDKAVVDAKAEIAAGVVIGPGAVVGPDVVIGENCWIGPNAVLEGRLTLGRDNKVFPGACLGQEPQDLKYRGASTEVVIGDGNTIRECVTINRATDEGERTSIGDRNLLMAYCHLGHNCELGNGIVMSNAIQVAGHVIIEDRAVIGGCLGIHQFVHIGGMAMVGGMTRVDRDVPPYCLVEGHPGRVRALNKVGLRRSGLASSRGGDELKQLQDVWNLIYRSDHVIAEGLKQAREQELLPAAEHLCSFLEASISKGRRGPMPALGSR, translated from the coding sequence ATGAGCGAGAAGCGATCCATCCAGATTCATGACAAGGCGGTGGTGGACGCCAAGGCGGAGATCGCTGCTGGGGTGGTGATTGGTCCGGGTGCCGTGGTCGGACCAGATGTGGTGATCGGCGAAAACTGCTGGATCGGCCCGAATGCCGTTTTGGAGGGGCGCCTCACATTGGGTCGGGATAACAAGGTGTTCCCTGGTGCTTGTCTTGGCCAGGAGCCTCAGGATCTCAAGTATCGCGGAGCCTCCACGGAGGTTGTCATCGGCGATGGCAACACGATCAGAGAGTGCGTCACGATCAACCGCGCCACCGATGAGGGGGAGCGCACCAGCATCGGCGATCGCAATCTGTTGATGGCTTATTGCCACCTGGGCCATAACTGCGAGCTTGGCAACGGCATAGTGATGTCCAATGCCATCCAGGTGGCCGGCCACGTGATCATTGAAGATCGCGCTGTGATCGGTGGTTGCCTTGGGATCCACCAGTTCGTGCACATCGGTGGCATGGCGATGGTGGGCGGGATGACACGGGTAGACCGGGATGTTCCGCCGTACTGCCTGGTGGAGGGCCACCCCGGCAGGGTGCGGGCCCTGAACAAGGTGGGGCTGCGTCGCAGCGGTCTGGCCTCCAGTCGCGGCGGAGACGAGCTGAAGCAGCTGCAGGACGTCTGGAATCTGATCTATCGCTCCGATCACGTGATCGCTGAAGGCCTGAAGCAGGCCCGCGAGCAGGAGCTTCTGCCTGCGGCTGAACACCTCTGCAGCTTTCTGGAGGCATCGATCAGCAAGGGCCGTCGAGGGCCGATGCCAGCTCTAGGCAGCCGCTGA
- the fabZ gene encoding 3-hydroxyacyl-ACP dehydratase FabZ, translated as MTDSPAVDVVLNSEQIAGLLPHRYPFALVDRVIAYEPGVSAVAIKNITMNEPQFQGHFPDRPLMPGVLIVEAMAQVGGLIVTQMPDLPKGLFVFAGIDGVRFRRPVVPGDQLNIRCELLSLKRKRFGKVRAEATVDGQLVCSGELMFSLVD; from the coding sequence GTGACTGATTCTCCCGCCGTCGATGTTGTGCTCAATAGTGAGCAGATCGCTGGCTTGCTGCCCCACCGTTATCCCTTTGCCCTGGTGGATCGGGTGATCGCCTATGAGCCTGGCGTTTCAGCCGTCGCGATCAAGAACATCACGATGAATGAGCCCCAGTTCCAGGGCCATTTCCCCGATCGCCCGCTGATGCCGGGTGTGCTGATCGTTGAAGCGATGGCCCAGGTGGGTGGGTTGATTGTGACCCAAATGCCCGACCTGCCAAAGGGTCTGTTCGTGTTTGCCGGTATCGATGGGGTTCGGTTTCGACGTCCCGTGGTCCCGGGAGATCAGTTGAACATCCGTTGCGAACTGCTCAGTCTCAAACGCAAGCGCTTCGGTAAGGTCCGCGCCGAGGCAACGGTGGATGGTCAGCTGGTGTGTTCCGGCGAGCTGATGTTCTCTCTGGTGGACTGA
- the lpxC gene encoding UDP-3-O-acyl-N-acetylglucosamine deacetylase: protein MTNWPQDYSEAWTLSRAVSRAGVGLHSGREADVELLPSDLAGVHLSFCGDSRPPQLLRPDQVRDSALCTTLVLGERRVATVEHLLAALVGCGLSHVEIRLSGDEVPLLDGSAQNWVEAIAEAGLTPASSPRPQQPTLQQPLVRARGSSVITATPAERFSLVGVIDFPQAAIGRQQLSIELTPERFVNEIAPARTFGFRDQVDQLRAAGLIQGGALDNALVCDGDQWLNPPLRFPDEPVRHKILDLIGDLALVGFPQAQVLVYRGSHGLHTELAAALQDASLTPAL from the coding sequence GTGACCAACTGGCCACAGGACTATTCAGAAGCATGGACTCTGAGTCGTGCGGTGTCGCGCGCGGGAGTGGGTCTGCATAGCGGTCGTGAAGCCGACGTTGAGCTGCTGCCCTCTGATCTGGCTGGAGTTCACCTCAGTTTCTGCGGTGATAGCCGTCCGCCGCAGCTCCTGCGTCCCGATCAGGTTCGCGACAGTGCCCTCTGCACAACGCTCGTGCTGGGGGAGCGGCGAGTCGCCACGGTGGAGCATCTGCTGGCGGCCCTTGTGGGGTGTGGCCTCAGCCATGTGGAGATCCGGTTGAGTGGCGATGAAGTGCCGCTTCTGGATGGTTCAGCCCAGAACTGGGTGGAGGCGATCGCGGAGGCGGGTCTGACGCCGGCGAGCAGTCCCCGCCCCCAACAGCCCACGCTGCAGCAACCTCTGGTGCGTGCACGGGGCAGCAGTGTGATCACAGCCACGCCAGCGGAACGGTTCTCTCTGGTTGGTGTGATCGACTTTCCTCAGGCAGCCATTGGACGTCAGCAGCTGTCGATCGAGCTCACCCCCGAGCGGTTCGTAAATGAGATCGCGCCGGCTCGGACCTTTGGATTCCGTGATCAGGTGGATCAGTTGCGAGCTGCGGGCCTGATTCAGGGGGGCGCTCTCGACAATGCCCTGGTTTGCGATGGTGATCAGTGGCTCAATCCACCCTTGCGATTCCCGGATGAACCCGTGCGCCATAAGATCCTGGACCTGATCGGTGATCTGGCCTTGGTGGGTTTCCCGCAGGCCCAGGTGCTCGTCTACCGGGGATCCCATGGACTGCACACCGAGCTTGCCGCCGCACTTCAGGACGCCAGCCTCACCCCTGCCCTGTGA